Proteins encoded within one genomic window of Novipirellula galeiformis:
- a CDS encoding prolyl oligopeptidase family serine peptidase: MSRLGLKLLVPVFVLFFISQWQAVADAQGYKQLPPAGIEINPAVKRELAARVAQLEKEVEVFAATSTESSRWVPDILVLTRAVRLAINQDRFYRKSETADAAKLLDEASRRLTAVKAGTQGLLLLGLAAESVDKPQLLVGGFVSEIDDSVQPYGLVIPAGFQLRMTTPYRVDVWLHGRGDAKTEIAFLTERMSKLGTYAPDDTIVLHPFGRHCNAFKFAGETDVYEAISHTQRIVPVDPQRIAIRGFSMGGAGAWHLAVHDPTRWFAANPGAGFVDSIVYQGWDKKPPFEFDPTRQKLLRWYDVLPWVTNLQNTHTIAYSGEVDKQRQAADRVVAAAQEAGFEFPYVIGAKMGHKVDDNSIVEIDRQLAGIASEPKSAPRKQIDFVTYTTKYSTADWLRVTGLVEHWTAGRVKARIVAQDRLVVHTEGVTHLEFDFRQSAWPTGSRDVDLIIDGGRFLVPDLSDSPGWQCQLVRTHGEWNIDIADPKRLRKRPGMQGPIDDAFCDRFLFVLPTRPATHGEVQRWVNREQLYAQRRWRELMRGDVRVVKDVDLSEEQIKNNHLICFGDFASNRYLREIRSELPIEWTKETLKVGDQVFDPATHAVAFCYPNPKNAGKYVVVNSGMTFREFSNVSNSRQIAMLPDWAVIDVQAEDDSIFPGKIAAEGFFDEAWGL; the protein is encoded by the coding sequence ATGAGCCGTCTTGGTTTGAAGCTGCTGGTTCCCGTTTTTGTGTTGTTCTTCATCAGCCAGTGGCAGGCTGTGGCAGACGCACAAGGCTACAAGCAATTGCCTCCGGCTGGGATTGAAATCAATCCTGCTGTCAAACGCGAATTGGCGGCTCGAGTCGCTCAGTTAGAAAAGGAAGTCGAGGTATTCGCTGCGACCTCGACCGAGTCGTCGCGTTGGGTTCCCGATATTCTGGTGCTCACCCGCGCGGTGCGTCTGGCGATCAATCAAGATCGTTTTTACCGCAAATCCGAAACCGCCGACGCCGCCAAACTACTGGACGAAGCGAGTCGCCGGTTGACTGCCGTGAAAGCAGGAACTCAAGGCTTGCTGCTCTTGGGGTTGGCGGCAGAAAGCGTCGACAAGCCGCAATTGTTGGTCGGCGGATTTGTTTCCGAAATCGATGACTCCGTCCAACCTTATGGCTTGGTGATCCCTGCGGGGTTCCAGCTGAGGATGACCACGCCGTACCGCGTGGATGTGTGGTTACACGGTCGCGGCGATGCCAAGACGGAGATTGCGTTTTTGACCGAGCGAATGAGCAAGCTGGGCACCTACGCGCCTGACGATACGATCGTGCTGCACCCCTTCGGTCGGCATTGCAATGCGTTCAAGTTCGCCGGGGAAACGGACGTCTATGAAGCGATTAGCCACACCCAGCGGATTGTCCCCGTGGACCCCCAACGGATCGCCATTCGTGGCTTCTCGATGGGCGGTGCGGGGGCTTGGCACTTGGCCGTTCACGATCCGACTCGCTGGTTTGCCGCTAATCCGGGCGCGGGGTTTGTCGATTCGATCGTCTATCAAGGTTGGGACAAAAAGCCACCTTTTGAATTTGATCCCACGCGTCAAAAGCTGTTGCGTTGGTACGACGTCTTACCTTGGGTCACCAACTTGCAAAACACCCACACGATCGCGTACAGCGGGGAAGTCGATAAGCAAAGACAGGCCGCCGATCGTGTTGTCGCTGCGGCTCAGGAGGCTGGGTTTGAATTCCCTTACGTGATCGGTGCCAAGATGGGGCACAAGGTGGATGACAACTCGATCGTCGAAATCGATCGGCAACTAGCCGGCATTGCATCGGAACCCAAATCAGCGCCCCGTAAACAGATCGATTTTGTCACCTACACCACCAAGTATTCCACCGCGGATTGGTTGCGGGTCACCGGGTTGGTTGAGCATTGGACCGCGGGCCGAGTGAAAGCCCGAATCGTCGCCCAGGATCGCTTGGTGGTACACACCGAGGGAGTGACGCATTTAGAATTCGATTTTCGCCAATCGGCGTGGCCCACTGGATCACGTGATGTCGATTTGATCATCGATGGAGGGCGATTTTTGGTGCCGGACCTTAGTGATTCACCGGGGTGGCAATGCCAATTGGTGCGGACCCATGGCGAGTGGAACATCGATATTGCCGATCCCAAGCGGCTGAGGAAACGTCCTGGCATGCAAGGCCCGATCGATGATGCGTTCTGTGATCGATTTCTGTTTGTGTTGCCGACTCGCCCAGCGACGCACGGGGAAGTGCAACGTTGGGTCAATCGCGAGCAACTTTACGCTCAACGGCGATGGCGTGAATTGATGCGTGGCGACGTTCGCGTGGTCAAGGATGTCGATCTCAGCGAAGAGCAAATCAAGAATAACCATCTGATCTGCTTCGGCGATTTCGCGAGCAATCGGTACCTGCGTGAAATCCGAAGCGAGTTGCCGATCGAGTGGACCAAGGAAACATTGAAGGTTGGGGATCAGGTGTTTGATCCGGCGACCCACGCGGTCGCGTTCTGTTATCCCAATCCCAAAAACGCTGGCAAGTATGTGGTGGTCAATAGCGGGATGACGTTCCGAGAATTTTCCAACGTCAGCAATTCGCGTCAAATCGCGATGCTTCCCGATTGGGCGGTCATCGACGTGCAAGCCGAAGATGACAGTATCTTCCCAGGCAAAATCGCTGCCGAAGGATTCTTCGACGAGGCCTGGGGGCTCTAA
- a CDS encoding helix-turn-helix domain-containing protein — protein MRYAFRLAELLGHTPDRRKRPGTIKSIVEHTGLDRHQVASLLKNEAKYIPLDALSRLCDYLIDHGYATADQLPGALFQINAENFWELLARRGDIEIVIGVRQNDGDDSPENATVVASDSVLFGELLNGVSTLGGAAKHKTNVEGEDGKPAEVPMPDRLQQTLVWSPGQVTLEDARERATEVFEGFVEATGDRGLVCIGSVKSNPVVELMFSDAFGCTPFVTEDDVDDVSARSCPFFLRYRDSDPKPGAASAGVRLSKNEDAPEPGFYYEKDDGTWAYAGGKGKDSALVFYIFREALGRLDMVLSGFSGRATRLLAKTLAIRGEEFWPPVYEHGGMQVGAYLVQYENTDTKPSRDDLLYNPGGAAQIMPLSRKALERRLSKR, from the coding sequence ATGAGATATGCATTCCGACTTGCGGAATTACTTGGACACACCCCCGACCGACGCAAGCGCCCAGGAACGATCAAGTCCATTGTTGAACACACAGGACTCGATCGACATCAAGTAGCTTCGCTGTTAAAGAACGAAGCAAAATACATTCCGCTGGACGCGCTTTCTCGGTTATGCGACTACTTGATTGACCATGGTTACGCCACGGCCGACCAATTGCCGGGCGCCTTGTTCCAAATCAACGCTGAGAACTTTTGGGAGCTGCTCGCTCGCCGGGGCGACATTGAGATCGTGATTGGCGTTCGCCAAAACGATGGCGACGACTCTCCTGAGAATGCGACCGTGGTGGCAAGCGATTCGGTCTTGTTCGGCGAACTACTCAATGGAGTGTCCACCCTTGGTGGTGCCGCCAAGCATAAAACGAACGTCGAAGGCGAAGACGGCAAGCCGGCTGAAGTGCCGATGCCGGATCGATTACAACAAACCTTGGTTTGGAGCCCCGGCCAAGTCACCCTCGAGGACGCTCGTGAACGGGCAACCGAAGTCTTCGAAGGCTTCGTCGAAGCTACCGGCGACCGGGGACTGGTATGTATCGGCAGCGTGAAGAGCAACCCGGTGGTCGAACTGATGTTTTCGGACGCCTTCGGCTGCACTCCGTTTGTCACCGAAGACGATGTCGACGATGTCTCGGCTCGCTCATGCCCCTTCTTTCTTCGCTACCGCGACAGCGATCCGAAGCCGGGTGCTGCATCGGCGGGCGTACGCTTGAGCAAGAACGAAGATGCTCCGGAACCAGGCTTCTACTACGAAAAAGACGATGGCACGTGGGCCTATGCGGGCGGCAAAGGCAAAGACTCGGCATTGGTGTTCTACATCTTCCGCGAAGCCCTGGGACGCTTGGACATGGTATTAAGCGGATTCTCCGGCCGAGCGACTCGCTTGCTTGCCAAGACCTTGGCAATTCGTGGCGAAGAATTTTGGCCACCGGTTTACGAGCACGGCGGGATGCAAGTCGGTGCCTACTTGGTTCAGTACGAGAACACCGATACGAAACCCAGCCGCGACGATTTGCTGTACAACCCAGGCGGTGCGGCTCAGATCATGCCGCTGTCGCGAAAAGCGCTCGAGCGACGTCTGTCCAAGCGATAG